Part of the Desulfolutivibrio sulfoxidireducens genome is shown below.
CGCCGTACAGGGTCGAGCGCGGGATGCCGGTTTCGCGCGAGACGTCGGTGATGGAGTCGCGCATCAGCCTCTGGCACAGGTCACGCAGCTTGGGAGGCAACTGATCCACGACCGAACGCATGTCGATGCCCAGGTCCCGGAGTTCATCGGATGATCGGCTCTGTCGTCCCGTGCGCAACAGGTAGTCGTCCTGGTCGAAGGTTTCCGCGCGTTCGTAGCGCACGCCGTCTTCATCCTCGATGAGATCGTTCAGGGAGAACGCCTGGAGCCGATAATCGCGCAGGCCCGCTTTGCGCTCTTCGATGAGGGTGGCCGTGCGGTGCTCCACGACCCGTGCGACGAAGGTGTTGTTTTGAGCCCGGGCGGGATCGTATTTGGGCTGACGACGCAGCAGGTCGAGCAGCAGTTCCTGCTCCAGGTCCTCACGGTCCGCATCGGAGAAGCCGGGGTGGGCGGTCAGTTGCTTGGCTTTGAAGGTGATCAAACGGACTGTGTATTCGTCGATGCCGTGGTAACGGTTCTGGGACATTGTGCTCTCCTCGAGGCCGAGGAGGAGCGCTGTGGATGTCGGCCGGACCGGTCCGCATGAAAAAGCGGAGGTGTTGCGAGATCGCCGGATCGGCGACACCCACAACGACCTCCGCTTCGCGGCCAGTCGATTGTCTGGTGTGTTATTGGACCGCCTCAGCTAGGCGGCGTCTTCCACATTCATCTTGAAGGGCAGGCCGTGCTTGACCTCAAGCAGACGCACCACCCCGTCGCGGATGCGGTCGAAGTGCGAGAAAAGCTCGATGACCTGGGCCTTGAGTTGGAAGTCAATGAGATCGGCCTCGGAGCGCGGAGCATTGTCCCCGCCGAACTTGATCTCGCGGACGGTGGTGGCCGTTTCGAGCACCGGCTCGCCGTCCTGGAGGCGGAGGTCTTCGATACGGCCGAAGTTGATGGTCTGCAGGCGAAGCAGAAGCTGTCGCCGGGCCGGAGAGAGGGAGGATGCGTTCATGTCGCGTCTCCTTTCGGAGTTGCGCCTGAAGACGGGGCCCGGCGAGACCTTCAGGCGTTCAGGGGATCAATGGCCGAGCCTTATCCCCTTCCCGCGACATGTCACAGGGACACGAAAAAAATGGGAGGGCTAACTGAAAATTACTTAAAATGCAGGATGTTGATTGAAGAAAAAATGTCGGCTTTTCATAAGAGGCTTCGTGACGTGTCACAGATCTTGCCAGGATTCCTCCTCTGGTTCCTCCCACCCCTCGGGCCGGATGACAAAGGCCGTCTTCCAGCCCTGACCGTCTCGAACAATGGGCTCGCCGTCGATTTTGAAATAGACTTTCAGAGCCCGCCCAAGCCGTGAAACCTGCTGCTTTTCCCGTTCTTTGTAGGGTTGGTATTGCGGCTCGTAGTATCCGTTGCCCTTGGCGAACCTCTCCAGCATCTCCCACTGGACACTGCGGTTGG
Proteins encoded:
- a CDS encoding RNA polymerase subunit sigma-24; its protein translation is MITFKAKQLTAHPGFSDADREDLEQELLLDLLRRQPKYDPARAQNNTFVARVVEHRTATLIEERKAGLRDYRLQAFSLNDLIEDEDGVRYERAETFDQDDYLLRTGRQSRSSDELRDLGIDMRSVVDQLPPKLRDLCQRLMRDSITDVSRETGIPRSTLYGVIDKVRVAFKDAGLEDYL